A stretch of Plutella xylostella chromosome 10, ilPluXylo3.1, whole genome shotgun sequence DNA encodes these proteins:
- the LOC125489044 gene encoding leucine-rich repeat-containing protein 74A-like: protein MSNASSVNVEDEDKTTRREHDDDIQSEDYDDTEEGQGKRTLLLFEGPAATVSSSEEPPMEEWSSLNIEIPEDNRKKLLYQQGQYDPGSGEICAAYIAMSDSAVLKHPYYNYPAVKDPGILAALQEDDLDVIYADDGQEFYLETCKIMEQCPVRMFYKGLQEREIDLSYYGVNPDGVRAMAMALKNNTNTEVLKLTDNFLNDDACFHLGELLSFNNNLVELDLAGCRIGIEGLRRLIEGLPTNHTLKSLNLSKNNLGDAGGEMLANVLAEGIDIEKLYLSYNNLGAIATNAFIKAFENHNDLKVLDLSWNKLYTQGPTCQLLTILTINEYIEELYLAWNALAGARIGESIKKFLSAPQLTHLDLSHNRLADQAITNIAAGLKKAENLLVLNLSDNPMSPQDANLLVSKMKSKSVMLKKLYLDNIDVNEDFIENRNHVLDNPAKSLSVITYGRVINKFSPKDTTDLRDIVLNRLEFLWKKPKKHKIDIALVAQALLKNNIKFISAKDFQGYIKKAHGQLNEDLANEIGNAFPGAKIGKNKMIDVKLLVDYIRRKWPDRKLPPTPPPEPEPEPQTKKKGKKKKKSRSKSRSKERGKSKGPGKSKGRGKSQERGKSKERGRAKKK from the coding sequence ATGTCGAATGCATCTTCCGTTAATGTagaagatgaagacaaaaCCACACGCCGTGaacatgatgatgatattcaATCTGAAGACTATGACGACACAGAAGAAGGACAAGGAAAACGTACTTTACTGCTGTTCGAGGGTCCTGCTGCAACAGTTTCTTCATCAGAAGAGCCTCCAATGGAAGAATGGTCTTCACTTAATATTGAAATACCAGAAGATAATCGAAAGAAGCTGTTATACCAGCAAGGACAGTATGACCCGGGCAGCGGAGAAATATGCGCTGCGTATATCGCAATGTCTGATAGTGCTGTTCTAAAACATCCATATTATAACTATCCAGCTGTTAAAGATCCAGGAATCCTAGCCGCACTACAGGAAGATGATCTTGACGTCATCTATGCCGACGATGGTCAAGAGTTTTATCTTgaaacttgtaaaataatggAACAGTGTCCGGTAAGAATGTTTTACAAAGGATTACAAGAACGTGAAATTGATCTCAGCTACTATGGAGTCAATCCAGATGGAGTGAGAGCTATGGCAATGGCATTGAAAAATAACACTAACACAGAAGTTCTGAAACTAACCGATAATTTTCTGAACGATGATGCTTGCTTTCATCTGGGTGAGCTATTGTCATTCAATAATAACCTCGTTGAGCTGGATCTAGCAGGCTGCAGGATTGGCATTGAAGGGTTGAGACGGCTTATTGAAGGGCTACCTACTAACCATACTCTGAAGTCATTGAATCTTAGTAAAAACAACTTAGGTGATGCAGGCGGTGAAATGTTGGCTAACGTCTTAGCAGAAGGTATTGATATCGAAAAACTATATCTTAGCTATAACAATTTGGGTGCTATTGCTACGAATGCTTTCATAAAAGCATTTGAGAATCATAATGATTTGAAAGTACTTGACTTATCATGGAACAAATTATACACACAAGGGCCGACTTGTCAGCTGTTAACAATTTTGACAATAAATGAATACATAGAAGAACTGTACTTGGCATGGAATGCGCTTGCAGGTGCTCGTATTGGAGAAAGTATTAAAAAGTTCCTGAGTGCTCCCCAATTGACTCACTTAGATTTAAGTCACAATAGACTGGCAGATCAAGCTATAACTAATATTGCAGCAGGTTTAAAGAAAGCTGAAAATTTATTAGTTCTCAATCTTTCTGATAATCCAATGTCTCCCCAAGATGCCAACTTGTTGGTCTCCAAAATGAAATCTAAAAGCGTTATGctcaaaaaactttatttagataatattGATGTTAACGAAGACTTTATAGAAAACCGCAATCATGTTTTAGATAATCCAGCAAAAAGTTTGTCAGTGATAACTTATGGACGAGTGATCAATAAGTTCTCTCCCAAAGATACTACTGATTTAAGAGACATTGTATTAAATCGTCTTGAATTCTTGTGGAAAAAGCCTAAAAAGCACAAAATTGACATAGCCTTAGTAGCACAGGCGTTGCTtaagaataatataaaattcattagCGCTAAAGACTTCCAAGGTTATATCAAAAAAGCGCATGGCCAGTTAAATGAGGATTTAGCAAACGAAATCGGTAATGCTTTTCCTGGTGCTAAAATCGGTAAAAATAAGATGATTGATGTTAAATTGCTAGTCGATTATATCCGGAGAAAGTGGCCTGATAGGAAACTACCGCCCACCCCGCCGCCGGAACCTGAGCCCGAACCACAGACAAAGAAAAAAggcaaaaaaaagaaaaagagcCGCAGTAAAAGCAGAAGTAAAGAACGGGGTAAGAGTAAGGGGCCGGGAAAAAGTAAGGGACGTGGTAAAAGCCAGGAGAGGGGTAAAAGCAAAGAACGGGGTAGAGCGAAAAAAAAGTGA